Proteins from one Telopea speciosissima isolate NSW1024214 ecotype Mountain lineage chromosome 1, Tspe_v1, whole genome shotgun sequence genomic window:
- the LOC122668779 gene encoding zeta-carotene desaturase, chloroplastic/chromoplastic, whose amino-acid sequence MASSTCFPATFTNFRCETMGLSVRPAMILHHGKVQLKTERLKVRSSLDTDVSDMGVNAPKGLFPPEPEHYWGPKLKVAIIGAGLAGMSTAVELLDQGHEVDIYESRSFIGGKVGSFLDKRGNHIEMGLHVFFGCYNNLFRLMKKVGADKNLLVKDHTHTFINRDGQIGELDFRFPFGAPIHGIRAFLSTNQIKTYDKARNALALALSPVVRALVDPDGAMRDIRNLDNISFSDWFLSKGGTRMSIQRMWDPVAYALGFIDCDNISARCMLTIFSLFATKTEASLLRMLKGSPDVYLSGPIRKYIIDKGGRFHLRWGCREVLYDRSPSGDTYITGLAMSKATNKKIVKADVYVAACDVPGIKRLLPLQWREWDFFDNIYELVGVPVVTVQLRYNGWVTELQDIENSRQLKQAIGLDNLLYTPDADFSCFADLALTSPEDYYIEGQGSLLQCVLTPGDPYMPLPNDEIIRRVEKQVLDLFPSSQGLEVTWSSVVKIGQSLYREAPGKDPFRPDQKTPVKNFFLAGSYTKQDYIDSMEGATLSGRQAASYICDAGEELAALRNQLDSNEAQVREPVNIRDELSLV is encoded by the exons ATGGCTTCTTCGACCTGTTTCCCTGCTACTTTCACCAACTTCCGTTGCGAAACTATGGGCTTATCAGTGCGTCCTGCCATGATTCTTCATCATGGTAAGGTCCAATTGAAGACGGAAAGATTGAAAGTTCGGTCGTCCTTGGATACAGATGTTTCCGACATGGGCGTTAATG CTCCAAAAGGGTTGTTTCCACCAGAACCTGAGCATTATTGGGGGCCAAAGCTGAAAGTGGCAATCATTGGAGCTGGGCTTGCAGGCATGTCAACTGCAGTCGAGCTTTTGGATCAAGGCCATGAG GTTGATATATATGAATCAAGGTCTTTCATCGGTGGTAAAGTGGGCTCATTTTTGGATAAACGTGGGAACCACATTGAGATGGGGCTACATGTTTTCTTTGGTTGCTATAATAATCTTTTTCGTTTGATGAAAAAG GTTGGTGCAGACAAAAATTTACTTGTAAAGGATCACACACATACTTTTATAAATAGAGATGGCCAGATTGGTG AACTTGACTTTCGGTTTCCATTTGGAGCACCAATACATGGAATTCGTGCAtttctgtcaacaaatcagatTAAG ACTTATGATAAAGCAAGGAATGCTCTGGCCCTTGCCCTAAGCCCTGTTGTTCGGGCTCTTGTTGATCCAGATGGGGCAATGAGGGACATACGCAACTTGGACAAT ATTAGTTTCTCAGATTGGTTCTTGTCCAAAGGAGGCACACGCATGAGTATCCAAAGAATGTGGGATCCGGTTGCATATGCCCTCGGATTTATTGACTGTGATAATATCAGTGCCCGTTGTATGCTTACCATATTCTCATTATTTGCTACTAAAACAGAAGCTTCCCTCCTGCGCATGCTTAAGGGGTCTCCAGATGTGTACTTGAGTGGCCCAATCAGAAAGTATATAATAGACAAAGGGGGCAG GTTTCATCTCAGGTGGGGATGCAGAGAGGTACTTTATGATAGATCTCCCAGTGGAGACACTTACATAACAGGTCTTGCCATGTCTAAG GCTACAAACAAGAAAATAGTGAAGGCGGATGTCTATGTTGCAG CTTGTGATGTCCCTGGAATCAAAAGATTACTTCCACTACAATGGAGGGAGTGGgatttttttgataatatatACGAACTTGTTGGTGTGCCTGTTGTCACTGTGCAACTGAGATACAATGGCTGGGTTACGGAGTTACAAGATATAGAAAACTCAAG GCAATTGAAGCAAGCAATAGGATTGGATAACCTCCTATATACCCCAGATGCAGACTTTTCCTGCTTTGCAGACCTTGCACTTACTTCCCCAGAAGATTACTACATTGAAGGGCAAGGATCACTGCTCCA ATGTGTGCTTACGCCTGGAGATCCCTACATGCCCTTGCCAAATGATGAAATCATAAGAAGAGTTGAAAAACAG GTATTGGATTTGTTTCCATCTTCTCAAGGTTTAGAAGTTACTTGGTCTTCTGTTGTCAAAATTGGGCAATCTTTGTATCGGGAGGCACCTGGAAAGGATCCTTTTAGACCTGACCAAAAGACACCTGTGAAAAATTTCTTCCTTGCTGGTTCCTATACAAAACAG GACTATATTGACAGTATGGAAGGAGCTACTCTGTCTGGCAGGCAAGCAGCATCCTATATATGTGATGCTGGGGAAGAGTTAGCAGCTCTGCGGAACCAGCTTGATTCCAATGAAGCTCAAGTTAGGGAACCTGTGAACATAAGAGATGAGTTGagtctggtttga